Proteins encoded by one window of Phytohabitans houttuyneae:
- a CDS encoding PPK2 family polyphosphate kinase, with amino-acid sequence MTSLRELLRVGASVDLKDIDPGSTPGLPGRRVTGKDQKVWARGQLAPIGAQLARFQEMLFAGAQAAGDRRRLLLVLQAMDCGGKDGTIKKVAGAMNPLGLHIVGFGPPTEEERKHDFLWRIRRALPPAGLVGVFNRSQYEDVLIARVDSLVPERVWRSRYWQINGFERELANDGFTLIKVMLHISYDEQRERLLERLTDPTKHWKYNPADVDARARWTDYQAAYNDALSRCSTDHSPWYVVPADRKWYRDWAVANIVLEAFEDMDLTYPDPDFDLDAERRRLEADRAPAMTS; translated from the coding sequence GCTACGTGAGCTGCTGCGAGTGGGTGCGTCGGTGGACCTAAAGGACATCGACCCCGGCTCGACGCCCGGCCTCCCGGGCCGCAGGGTGACCGGGAAGGACCAGAAGGTTTGGGCCCGTGGGCAGCTCGCGCCGATCGGCGCCCAGCTCGCGCGCTTCCAGGAGATGCTCTTCGCCGGTGCGCAGGCCGCGGGAGACCGCCGCCGCCTGCTGCTGGTGCTACAGGCCATGGACTGCGGCGGCAAGGACGGCACGATCAAGAAGGTCGCCGGCGCGATGAACCCGCTCGGCCTGCACATCGTCGGGTTCGGCCCGCCCACCGAAGAGGAGCGCAAGCACGACTTCCTGTGGCGCATCCGCCGCGCGCTGCCGCCCGCCGGGCTGGTGGGTGTGTTCAACCGCTCGCAGTACGAGGATGTGCTCATCGCCAGGGTCGACTCGCTGGTGCCGGAGCGCGTCTGGCGGTCGCGCTACTGGCAGATCAACGGCTTCGAGCGGGAGCTGGCAAACGACGGATTCACCCTCATCAAGGTCATGCTCCACATCTCGTACGATGAGCAGCGCGAACGGCTGTTGGAACGGCTGACCGACCCGACGAAGCACTGGAAGTACAATCCGGCCGACGTAGACGCCAGGGCCCGCTGGACGGACTATCAGGCGGCCTACAACGATGCGCTGAGCCGGTGCTCGACCGACCATTCCCCGTGGTACGTCGTGCCCGCCGACCGTAAGTGGTACCGCGACTGGGCCGTCGCGAACATCGTGCTGGAGGCTTTCGAGGACATGGACCTGACGTACCCGGACCCCGATTTCGATCTCGACGCGGAGCGTCGGCGGCTGGAAGCGGACCGCGCGCCGGCGATGACGTCGTGA